Below is a genomic region from Bombus pascuorum chromosome 7, iyBomPasc1.1, whole genome shotgun sequence.
GCACTCCGACACGTCCTACGACGCCCTTGATGCTGGTGCTGCCGATTCCTCCGCTGACGCCAGTCACGCCTGCTACCATACCGGCGCCACCGCCTCCGTGAACGCCTCCGCCGCTTCCGCCGCTGAACAAGCGCCTCCACAGACGTTTCCACGAGTCGACGGTTTTGCCGCTCCAAATCCACACGCCTGACGTGATGCCTACCGCGAGCGCCATAAAGTACTTGAGCATCAGGACGGAGTAGAGAGGTCTTGCCCTTGGTCGACACGGGCAAGCCAACGAATCGAGCCACTCGTTTCTTAACGACGTTTCGTACATGTGACAGGCCAACACTACTCCGGCTGGTAGCGTGTATAGAACGCTGAACACGCCGATTCGTATCATCAGTTTCTCCAGTTTGTCCGCTTTCGCTCCTGGTTGTCGCTTTATCACCGATCGAATTCTGAACAGGCTTACGAAACCCGCCAGAAGGAAGCTGGTCCCCAGTAGAAGATACACGAATAACGGTACCAGAATGAAGGATTTTATTCCATCCGGAGCTACCGTGCAGACTCCGGCTACTGGATCCCCTGCTACTCCCCCCGCTAGATACGCCGAGAAAGTTTGAACCGCGGGTGCCAGCCAAGCTGCTAGATGGAAGTACTGGGAGTACGAGGCTATAGCTTCGTTGCCCCATTTCAGTCCCGCCGCGAGGAACCACGTGAACGCGAGGATCACCCACCAGACCGAGGACGCCATGCCGAAGAAGTAGATCATCAGGAAGACGGCTACGCAAGCTTCCGGGCCCTGTGCCCTCGACTTCAGCGCTGGCCCGTCGCAGGCTATCTCCTCGTGGCCGAACACGCTTCTCGATAGATAGCCTATCGATACGGCGAAGTAGCAGGCTGACAGGAACACTATCGGTCTCTCAGGATACTTGAAGCGCTGGGTGTCGATCAGAAACGTGGTGACGGTCACGAGCGTGCTTGCGGCGCACAGGCCGCTCCACAGAGCCAGCCACACGGCCGCGAACCCTCGCTCTTCGGGGGTGAGAAACGCCCCGTGGCACGGGAGAGCGCAGTTCGGTACTCCGGCAATGTCCTGAATGATGCTCCTGCCGATGCTTATCGGTGGAGCCGGAATGACTCCACTTACGGCCATGCCTGCCAGTCCAGCCCCGTTGCCGATGTTGCCGGTGCTGCTGCCGCTTATCGGTCCCGGAATGACCGTGCCCCCCGCCCCCAGGGGTACGAGGGGTGCCCTGCACCGGCACACGCAGTCCCTCGCCCTTTCCCCCGGGGGATGCTGGCAGTTTTTTTGGTTTTTGCCTGGCTTGCACCGCGGTGGCTGGGTCGTCTTCGACGGCCTGGTTGGGCGTGGTGGCGCTGCTGCTGGTAAAGGGGCGCTACTCGCGGCACCTCCGTTTCCGGATCCATACCCGGTGCTGCTGGTACGATTGTCTTGTTCCATACACAAGTTCTCCGGGTCACCGTGGGCTGGCAATCTTTCGCAGGCCATTCTCTCTGGCCAGGAAAATCCATACTGTTGCATCAACGGTGCGCAACCAGCCCGTGCTCTTTCACAAACGCTTCTACAAGCTGGAAGAGGTTTGGTGTACTCGGGCAAGCATATCGGTGTATACATCGAACAGAGGAAGAATTTCAAATCTGGCGAACATTTGATTTCGACCAATGGCCAAAATTGGTGCACCTCTAATCCAGCCTCCTCTTGGTTGTCGTGATTCAATTCGTTCGGCATGGCCGTTAGATTGTAACCGATTCCACGACACATTGGAATCGTGATCTCTTCGCATCGGCCGTTTCCGTTAACAGCTCCACCGCCTAAAGACGAGTGTCCAACGCCGCTACTTCCACCTCCAACCACGCTGTTGCCAGAACCAACCATGCTACCGGAAGCCGAGCCACTGCCAGGCACGACGCCCACcatcgacgacgacgaggcagaagaggaggaggacgAAGAACCGCTCGATACCGAGCCCACGTTGCTCACTGGACTGATTGCTGATTCTAATCGCACGTTTGGTAATACTGCCAGCAGCAGCAATGGTAACAGGGACGCCATCGTTCGGCTTGGAAGCAACTTCGTCCGTCGAACGAGTCCCATTTTCCAACGTCGTTTGCTTTACTCCTGCGTGGATCGCATCACTCCGGCCTGAAACACAAAATATCACAATGTTCTTTAAACGTTTATTGAATATCGTGCAGTTCAAGTCGTATCGAGCTATTCTGTATTCatttacgtaaaatatattttttgactGCTTGGTCATTAACGAGTACAGCACTGGGTTCGTTCGGTTAACGTACGCCATGAAAGAACACCGAGACCATTCCGGAATAATTCGTGCAATTTTTCATGTTGCCTCGCGTTTTAGCACGTTTCTCGTTAATGCGTGTGTCACTGGGCTGGCCAAATACAAAGTGTTTCAGCTGGCGCGTACAATGTATGCGTATCAATTAGGTTAATGGATGGACGTTAACGCTCTGGTATCTTTCAATTTCGCTGCAATCGTGTTTCGTTGAATACTGCTTTTATTGCCCAATTCATGGTCGGAACTGGAGCGTACTGATAAACTACCCGGAGTacttcaaaataatataaagttgCTTAGCCAGTGGATTTTAACGAAGAACgcagaaatttattcaatttagtCAAATTAGAACGATCAAACTAGCATAACGACGATCGATTTTCCGGCATGCGCgaaatataactattataactattattaattatccCATCTGATGACTATATACCGTATCTAATAAATGTatactgaaataaataaattttaatcgatctttaattaaataaaatcaaaaacgCCATAAGCCACTATCTTCACCGCTCATCGTTCGTCTCGTTCCGTAATCAGCTATCCCCTAAATGTATTCCATCCTCCATACGTTTTCGTTCGAACAGGATGCAACAAAAACGTGTTCAATCTCAGAGGCCCTTACGGTGGTCCTAATTAAACCCGGGAACGAAATGGTTCTCGCCAATGGAAAAAAAGACATCGGCCAGAGTTGTAGCTAGCATAAGATTATATAACGCGAACGGTCGGAGGCGATCAACCGG
It encodes:
- the LOC132908644 gene encoding frizzled-2-like, whose product is MGLVRRTKLLPSRTMASLLPLLLLAVLPNVRLESAISPVSNVGSVSSGSSSSSSSASSSSMVGVVPGSGSASGSMVGSGNSVVGGGSSGVGHSSLGGGAVNGNGRCEEITIPMCRGIGYNLTAMPNELNHDNQEEAGLEVHQFWPLVEIKCSPDLKFFLCSMYTPICLPEYTKPLPACRSVCERARAGCAPLMQQYGFSWPERMACERLPAHGDPENLCMEQDNRTSSTGYGSGNGGAASSAPLPAAAPPRPTRPSKTTQPPRCKPGKNQKNCQHPPGERARDCVCRCRAPLVPLGAGGTVIPGPISGSSTGNIGNGAGLAGMAVSGVIPAPPISIGRSIIQDIAGVPNCALPCHGAFLTPEERGFAAVWLALWSGLCAASTLVTVTTFLIDTQRFKYPERPIVFLSACYFAVSIGYLSRSVFGHEEIACDGPALKSRAQGPEACVAVFLMIYFFGMASSVWWVILAFTWFLAAGLKWGNEAIASYSQYFHLAAWLAPAVQTFSAYLAGGVAGDPVAGVCTVAPDGIKSFILVPLFVYLLLGTSFLLAGFVSLFRIRSVIKRQPGAKADKLEKLMIRIGVFSVLYTLPAGVVLACHMYETSLRNEWLDSLACPCRPRARPLYSVLMLKYFMALAVGITSGVWIWSGKTVDSWKRLWRRLFSGGSGGGVHGGGGAGMVAGVTGVSGGIGSTSIKGVVGRVGVPYPPAPGPGSALLPPGSVASASQHHLHHHVLKQPPLSHV